In one Populus nigra chromosome 12, ddPopNigr1.1, whole genome shotgun sequence genomic region, the following are encoded:
- the LOC133669577 gene encoding GATA transcription factor 12-like yields the protein MDFCRNVTVSTEYHQQEKVLASPPPCSKLGAAAAAALITATTSPLDDPFSAQNTEVDFSSEWLSVFVEDCLSSTGNCLPAPTVEAQKPNTEENPPKNWQRKPQDQEDPSSLKKLVIPGKSRSKRRRLTGDKTRNPLTSWCYTNQAFNNLTCSDPPLLQQTYWLADSELIMPIKEDSNNTGMDNEMQEESGVGVHDEDRGKVVAVVGSNGSKDSLGVLESNNGQQQPRRCTHCLAQRTPQWRAGPLGPKTLCNACGVRYKSGRLLPEYRPAKSPTFVSYLHSNSHKKVMEMRMAGFNT from the exons ATGGATTTTTGCCGGAATGTGACAGTTTCCACTGAGTATCACCAGCAAGAGAAGGTCCTTGCTTCCCCTCCTCCTTGCTCTAAActtggtgctgctgctgctgctgccttGATCACAGCTACTACTAGTCCTCTTGACGACCCTTTCTCTGCTCAAAACacg GAAGTTGATTTTAGCTCGGAATGGCTGTCAGTATTTGTAGAGGACTGCTTGTCCAGCACAGGAAACTGCCTCCCAGCACCCACAGTTGAAGCTCAAAAGCCAAATACAGAAGAAAACCCCCCAAAAAACTGGCAACGGAAACCCCAAGACCAAGAAGACCCATCTTCCTTGAAGAAACTTGTAATCCCAGGAAAGTCAAGAAGCAAGAGGAGAAGGCTTACTGGTGACAAGACCAGAAACCCATTAACTAGCTGGTGTTATACCAACCAAGCCTTTAATAATTTGACCTGCTCAGACCCTCCTTTGCTTCAGCAAACATATTGGCTAGCTGACAGTGAACTCATTATGCCCATAAAAGAGGACAGCAACAACACAGGCATGGATAATGAAATGCAAGAAGAATCAGGAGTGGGAGTGCACGACGAGGACCGAGGAAAGGTAGTAGCTGTAGTAGGGAGTAATGGTAGCAAGGACAGTTTAGGCGTTTTGGAAAGCAACAATGGACAGCAGCAACCAAGGAGGTGCACCCATTGCCTAGCACAAAGGACCCCACAATGGAGGGCAGGACCACTGGGTCCAAAAACACTTTGTAATGCATGTGGAGTGAGATACAAGTCAGGCAGGCTATTGCCAGAGTATAGGCCAGCAAAGAGTCCTACTTTTGTGAGTTATTTACACTCGAATTCTCACAAGAAGGTAATGGAGATGAGAATGGCTGGCTTTAATACCTAG